A stretch of Camelina sativa cultivar DH55 chromosome 18, Cs, whole genome shotgun sequence DNA encodes these proteins:
- the LOC104761475 gene encoding glycine-rich RNA-binding protein 4, mitochondrial, whose amino-acid sequence MAMAMRLPAISRAVTEVASSPVGLRQLFCSNASKFSFLSPQAETQTPARPQAEPSTNLFVSGLSKRTTSEGLRTAFAQFGEVADAKVVTDRVSGYSKGFGFVRYTTLEDSAKGIAGMDGKFLDGWVIFAEYARPREQMPSYQPQNNMSRPPYYGNR is encoded by the exons ATGGCGATGGCTATGAGACTTCCAGCGATATCAAGAGCGGTGACGGAAGTTGCTTCGTCTCCGGTTGGTTTGAGACAGCTCTTCTGTTCAAACGCTTCAAAGTTCTCTTTTTTATCTCCACAAGCTGAAACCCAAACACCTGCTCGCCCTCAGGCTGAACCTAGCACCAACCTCTTCGTCTCCG GGCTTAGTAAGCGCACTACTTCTGAAGGGCTTAGGACAGCTTTTGCTCAGTTTGGAGAAGTTGCTGATG CTAAGGTTGTCACAGACAGAGTATCAGGATATTCCAAAGGGTTTGGATTTGTTAGATACACCACCTTAGAAGATTCGGCAAAAGGCATAGCTGGAATGGATGGGAAG TTTCTTGACGGTTGGGTCATATTCGCAGAGTATGCAAGACCAAGAGAACAAATGCCGTCATATCAACCTCAGAACAACATGTCTCGTCCTCCATATTATGGTAACCGTTAG